GTCCTCATCGTCGGAAACTGAGACAGGCTCAACCATACCTGAATCCGATGACGAACACCCTGGACACAGCAGTGGTGACTGCCAGCTGTCCTCATCCTCAGCAACcgagacaggctctcccatacctgacTCACATGAAGAACACCCAGGAATCAGCAATGATGATTGCGAGCTGTCCTCATCGTCGGCAACtgagacaggctctcccatacctgaatCCAATGACGAACACCCTGGACACAGCAGTGGTGACTGCGAGCTGAATTCATCGTCTGCAACCGGGACAGGATCTCCTGTACCTTACTCAGGACGTGATGAACTCGGACTCAGGTTTTCTGACTGGGAGCAGTCTGTGTCCTCTGCAACCTGGACAGGCTCTCCAGCCCTTCAGACTGAGGACGAAGAAGCTCGACTCGGCTTTGCCGACTGCGAGCTGTCCAGCAGTTCTACCCTGGACTCCTTCccatcagaggaggaaggggaggaacgagCACAAGACACAGTGCTGTGGCAtcaggagctgtctctgagcaatgCTTGTGCCGAAAACCCCCTTCCTCCAGTGGCGGATGTGTGAAGAGCAAGGCCACACCATTCAGCTCCACGTTGCCCCTGACACTTAGGACAAATGGACTCCAACTTGTTGCTGTCCTCGCAGTGCCAGAGATCCCACAGGCTCTGCAGATCTTTTCTGATATGGACCCACCTTTATGTGGAGAGGGCAACTTAGCTGCAGCACATGCACCCCAGTGTGCTTCCACTAACTCTGGGGGCACAATTTGGGTTGTGGACTCAGGAAGTCCAGAGCACCACTGAGCGCCGGCTCAAACACTTAGAGAAATCCTTTCCCTCCCTTGAAAGACATccgtttttgtctttttttcacctTCGTGTTATGTacctttcaatatattttaataaatagttaTTGTTATTGCTTTCAGTTGCATCATTCAAGGCACTAACTCAGTGCCCGATTTGAGACCCATGAGCTCCACCAGCTGACTCCGCAGAGCCCGTGGTCCTGAGGGGAGGAGGCTCACAGCGCCCTagaggaagtggggggaaggCCCTGGTGTGCAGGGAGCAGGTTAAGGTCAGCGCAGTGGCCAAGTGTACAGCCTTGTGTGGGCACAGCTGTGTCTGAGGCAGGGCCAAGAATATTTGAGGGACATGGGCTCTGTGGGTAGTAACACATTTACAGTACACAGCTGTTACCAGCTCTGCATCTGCGCGATGGAACCTCATCCTAACCCAGGGTTGGGagaggacaaaaaacaaaacaaaacaaaacaaaacaaaatgcagtgCTGCTTGGATCTCTTGTCTGCCTTGAGCCAAGGCTGTGTGCAGGCAAAGGGGAAGGGGCATTGAGGACCGAGGGGGCGGTGCCAGCTCTTCCCTGGGACATTGGGTTTCTGGCGGCTGAGCTGAGAGACTTCAGAGGTGGCCATCAGTTTGGGCTGTGTGAACTCAGCAGCCCGGTGACCATGGGGAGGCAGCCGGGAGTCATGAGGGGCACAGTGGAGGGCTGTCCAGAGCAGAGGCTGCTCAGTGTGCAGGGAGACCGTTTCTAAGGCCCAGGGGCCAGCTGTGGGGTTCCTGGGGCTGAGGTAGCAGCGGCTGAGTCTCAGGTCAATCACAGGTGCTGCATTGCAGTGTTAGGAGCACAGcgctctttctcctccctggccACCCTGTCAGCCAGGCCCACAGCCAGCCCCACTCCTGTTTCCCAGCatgaggaggccctgctggccccaGTGCagccgggagggaggagggggcgctAGCAGTGTGGCCAAGATGCTGGGCCTGACTCTGACCTGAACATGTGTCCTTTAGGGCACTGCCCTTGGGTTTAGGCTGAGAGGTGGGTGGAAACAGGCACATTTATTTAGCATCCTGCTCCAATCAGTTGGCTTCCTAGAGACCTGTATTATCACTACCTATGACTAACTTCCAAATCCTGACTCTATTTTTATAGACTGTGTATTTTATCCACGTGGATCAGGCTCAATTCAAAGGACAGCATTGATGTGGAACAGCAGAATCAACAGGGGAGTGAAAGGAGGGCCTGCTGGACTGCCTCTCCCCTCCACTGCCTCATAAATTAGAACTAGATGTGCTCGTGGAACCAGACAGATGTTACCTTCATCCATCTGCTTCCTGCAGCATTGGTTGTCATCAGCTTGGTGCAGATGTGCCCCAGCCAACATTCAGCCTTTGCAGGGTTTTACTGTTTTTACTTACACCAGTAGATAAAGCATATACATGTTCCTGCAACCAATCGGACATTTGCGAATTTCACTGTATCACAGTGAAACATGAAGGGACATACAGCTAGGTATCATTTTGTCAAATTGTTGGGAACCATGAATTGTTGGGATGTATTGAAGTCACGACAGAATGGGATACAAATTCTAGAATCTCCACAAGGCAAATGTCACTTCTGCAGAAGTGTGTGCAGTTGACCAGAGTCGGGGAAGCGAGACCTGGCACAGGCAGGTTTTATCCCTCACATTGCTGCCCCTCCTTCTGCTTTCATCTGATCTTAGGTTCACAGTCTTTTGACACTGGCCAGTCCCAAATGGGATCTCTATCCAGTGTGGCCTGCTTACCATTTTCAGAAGGGCCAAGACTAACTTCATCTGCTTGTCCTCATTCTGCCCACAGTTGTTGAAATCATGATGTCctgtgagccaggccctgtgtgGAGTCAGACCAGAGCTCTGGCTATGTCTCCTGAGGGCTTCGTGGCTCCCATCTGATCATTTTGTTTCCAGGCCTTCACTGGCACTCTCAGATTTCAAGAATCATTTGCTTCAAAGAGTTGCTTCAAAGggaaaatacctctttttttttttttttttttggccagtcctggggcttggactcagggcctgagcactgtccctggcttctttttggtcaaggctagcactctgtcacttgagccacaacgccactcctggctgtttactgtatatgtggtgctggggaattgaacccagggcctcatgtataggaggcaagcactcttgccactaggccatatccccagcgaggAAAATACCTCTTTGATTCCTCATTTGCCTTCAGTCCCATTGTCCACTTTGCTCGTCAACTCGTAAGAGAGAAACTCAGAGAAGTTGCGAGATTTTTAAGTGCTGGGCAGGGGCCAGCTGGGAAAAGGGCCTAGAGATGAACTGACAGCTGACACAGGTTTGAGAAGTGACACAGGGTCAGCCAAAAGGCAAAGAAGCTGCAGGGGAGACCGGAGTCAAAGAACAGCTACTGTCCCCATATTCGAGTCACCTGCGTGGGCACTCTGGGTTGGCACAGAAGGACTTGAGGGCATGAATGGGTTCTCCTGGGTTGTGCAGCCTAAAATCATTAGGCACtgtgtttccattttctcctaAGCATGGGCATTGTTTCAATACCCTGTCCAAAGCCAGATGCCTGGGGCTtcaacctataatcctggcaactcagaaggctgaggtctgaggattcggGTTTCatgagcccaagcagacaaacctgggaaactctaatctccaatggctTACAAAAGGCAAGACTCAACATGAGGCTCCCATGGTAGGGACCCAATCATGAGCAAATCAGCCCTGAAAATTCAAGCACAAGTACCAAACAATCCAACACACAAACTAAGCCCCTCTGTGACCTGTAGGCAGGACTCATGCTTAGAACAAAACCATGTTTCTGACCTACAAGCCACTGGCGTAATAGTGAGTTTTGTCCATGCCTATCATATGCATGGATGCTTGGACTCATGAGGCAAGAGCCACAGGATGGAGGCCCCAGACACGGCCAAAGTCCAGACATCCTTAGACTGGTTGTTGGAGGCGCAGTGTCCTGGAGTTAACCTCACATTAGATATCAGCATTATTGTCAGCGTGAGGAGCTGCTTCTTAGGGTTCAGGATTGAATCTGTGTCCTCAGCATGTAAATCGCACGACCAATATAAACGGTCATCTTGAAAATCACAAAGACTTGTTTAGGTTGACAACTCTGGAGGTTTCAGTTCAGGTCTGATTTTCCTGTGCATATAGCTCTATGGTTTACAGCCACGGAGAACATCATGCTGGGATAATGAAGAGCAGGTAggtcatcaaaacaacaacacaatcctcctccctggctgggaatgtggcttagcggtagagtgcttgcccaacatgcatgaagccctgggttcaattcctcagcaccacagaaatatAGAGGGGGGAGGAATGttactgttactcaagtggtagagtactagccttgaggaaaggaagccccagtgctcaggccctgagagcaagccccaggactgtccaaaaaaacccaaaaaacaagggGGCCGGAGTGGCGGGGAGGGGAGCCGAGCTTCTGTACGCGGAGCGCCCCTCCCTGACCGATCAAGGCCCTAAGGTTTCATTTGTCCCCTGCCAACTCTCCGTCCTCTCAGTGACCTCGTGTCATGGCTGAGAAGACAGGCCTCCGTGCGTGGGGGTAGGAGAGCACCCCGAGCCCCTATAGCTGTGGGGTGGATCGTGGGCCCAGAACCTTCTAACACTGCCCCTTTTCCCTCCTGCCAGCCTTCCACCATGCCTGCGGGCATGTCCTGGCCTAGTTATCTGAAAATGGCAGCGGCCAGCCTCCTGGCCATGTGTGCCAGTGCCCAAGTGGTGCACAGTTACTACTGGCCCGACCTGACAAGCCGTGAAAGTCCACCAAAGCATGGAGAACTCAAAACAGAGCTCTTAGGACTAAAAGAGAGACAACACAAACCTCAGGTCGCAGAGCAATAAAAACTGTGGAACTCAATGATGCCAAGAATTTTGTGAATGGAAGTCTTAAATATGTACTAAACATGACTTATTGTGTCAAACTACTTGTGGCTAAGCACCTAATGCTATGCTAGTAGTGAATTGGTGCTTTGTCTATATTCACTGATTAGGTGAACTTTTCATTATGGTTTGACCAAAACGCCAAACTGCCTATGCTCAGCCTTTTGCATGTGGACTGGAGATGGCTGGTCTTGTATATCATGTAAGAGAGAGCATTTGccatgtttccttccattttagTTCTGGAATTTCTCTGAATTAGCTTGAGTATAATAGCAGATGGGAACTACAAACTtaaacatagtttaaaaaaaaagagtgtatggGACCTAAGTTAATATTTCTCTAAATATTGGAAGTACTTGTATTGAACTTGATTAAGTCAAATGTTCTCTTGGAGATGTGTCTAGAATATCATAACACTGTGACGTGATCTGCCAAATATGCTACAAAATTTGAGAAACTGTAGATTTGAGAAGCCAAGTTCAAATTggtattgactttttaaataaatgatacacacacacacacacacacacacacatgtcaaggcactggtggcttaggacactgagatctgaggatcacagttcaaagccagcccaggcaggcaggaaaggtcttgaaactcttacttccaattaaccaccaaaaaggtggaaatggaggtgtggctcaagtggtagaacataagctttgggcaaaaaaggtaaaaagatagTGTCCATacaccctgagttcgagcccctgaataaaacagtaaaatttttttaaaaaattacatgtaaaTTCACCTAAACATTTGAATGAGCACTGTTAAAGGTGAACTACTGACCTGTGAATGTGACCTCCTTGGATCTTTATTAGCATGGTTAACATGAGGTCATTAGTGTAGGCCTGGTCCTTTGTATGTTCATAAGAAGAGGCGTCATGAGAAGACAGAAGATAGACTCAGCAGGAACACTGTGACAGCAGGGGCCGAGATGAGGAACAGCTACAAGACCAGGGACATCAGGACTGCAAGGCCCCACCAGAAGccggaaagaagcaaggaaaggatTCTACCAAGAGTCAAATACCTGCCTGGGTTTCAAACACtgggcctccagaactgtgagaataaatttctcttgtttaaagccaaaaaacccccaaacaaacaaaatcaaaaccccaaaacccctccTCCTTAGCACTTCCCTCTGACAGACTCCGAATCCTCCCACAGGAGCATGCGCTGGGGACCAAGCTGGTTCAAGTCACGGCCATAGGCACGCAGAGCTCCCAGCGCACAGTGCAGCCGAGCCGTGGGCAGCGGCAGCCCTGGGGGTGTGGGAGGAAGTGAGCCCTCAGGAGAACGTGGCCCAGAGAGGAAAGGCGGAGGGAACTGGCGTGGTGTGGAGAAGGAGCTTGTGGGAAGTCCAGACCATCCACCCGAGGGCCACACTTCGATTTTCCTAAAACTCCTTCGGGGCACGCTCGAGCTCCCATGTTGAGTTACGGCTAGAACACGTGGAACGATTACGTGCAGTCTCCGCATTCCCTCTCTGTGGGCATTTGACACATGTTTGGGGTGCATGGCACTAGGATATTCCTACTGAAGACTTCAAATTGTAGTCCAGCTGGTGAGTGGCAGAGCCCCAACGGAATCCAGCTTTGCTCTCACCAATTTCCTGATGTGCCCAGGAATGCAGGTCTGGCGTGTGCTGCCCACAGCTGCCCCTTGCCTGCAGATAGAAATCCCCGCTGGCCCTGGGGTTGTCCTtctggaggcctggctctcccTCCCTGGTGAGGATCCTAAACAGACCTGCTACCCCCGTCCCCACCATCTTTCCACTGACTCAAGGTTGCCATGACTGCACCTCTTCCCTCCATGCTGGACCTGAGCCCTGAGCACAGTGCTGGGCGCCACTGGGATGAGGCTGAGGGATGCAGGCTGGTGTGAGGGCCTGCCGAGGATCAGGGATGAGTACGCACCTCCATGGTTCACAGGACAGCCTGGGTCCAGGTCATGACAGCAAGTGTATCCATGCCATGCGTGTGATGGAGCCATGTCCTAAAGAAGGAGGGAGCCCTCCGTGCAGGCTGCAGAGGTGCGGAATGACCCCGTTAAAGGAGCCACAAGAGGCATTTTCAGAGAGGAAGGGCCCCAAGTGCTGCTGACACCGGGTGCTGGAACAGGTGGCTTTGGCCCTTGGGCGTAAAGGGGAACAATActggatatttggaaaatatcaaAATCATACTACTATCCACCCACCATTTTGAAAACCTGTGcaatttctttttgatatttatcTTTGTAATCCTAGAGTCATTTCAGCATTTCTAAAAGAAGGAAGGGCTTCACTTTAGAACATGTGTGTTTCAAATGCATTATCTGATTGatctcagggctcaggcactgccTCAGAGCTTTACACTGGAGGCCAGCGCCCTAGCATGTGAGGCAAGGCTGCAAGAGGCAGGCTCCAGACTGGGGGTGTGGAGCACAACTGTGATGTCAGCAGGAGGGGCTAAGAAGAAAGTCCTTGCACACAAACTCCTGCTGTCTATACAGCAAGACTCCTGATGCCAAAACAAACAGGTGAGGCATTTTACTTTGGGGGGTAATTTccatactaaagcttgaactcaggggcttgtacTTGCTAGCCACTCCTTCCTTGAGCCTCACTCTTTTGGCTTTACTCATTTTTGGTACATGGTGTTATGTTTGTGCCAGGACCAGTGTGACAAGTACcagatgacaggtatgaaccaccaaggTCAGCATcagtggttgagatgaggtctcagaaCTCTGCTCAGCTGGGCCCACAGGGAACTTCCTGCTCTACCTTCAGAAGAGCTGTGATTTCAAGTACAAGCTACTGAAACGGGTTCCTTTTGTCCTAAGAGTAGTATTTTTGGTATCACTAAAATCACCATCACAAGTCATTCTTATAATCTTGGATCAAATTTCGTCATTCCACTAACAACTCACCAgtaaaattgatttttctcttttttgcttttgcttctagAAATATAAACAACATCCAAAATTTGGGGCTCTCCTTGTTTTTAATTGCTTGCCTAAGGAAAGGTCATCTCTCTGTACTTCAGACTAAACAAGCAGCACCTATCCTCATCCACACTGCACTTGTATTTCTCACCCACGAAATGCCCCATTTCCACAAGAGACCCAGCTCCTAAAGAGGAATCTTGAGGGAAGTGAGCTGCCACAGACCTCGTCCTGTAAGCGGAGCTGGTGAATCACTGTGAGCACTTTCTGTCCTGACGCCACACTGACAACAGTGCTTGGTTTAGTTTCCCCTAATGTCAACTTGCAgcctcctttgtttccttccaagGAATGAGTGCAGCACTGAAATCTGCCCTTCATGATAACTGTGTCTCTTCCTAGAGATGTCCACATGCTGACTGCTCAGAGTGGACTCCATTCCCAGAGCTGATGCCAAAAACAGcgacttctgtctgtctgtctctctgtgtcttgtgtctgggtctctgtctctgtgcctgtgaCTCTGtg
The nucleotide sequence above comes from Perognathus longimembris pacificus isolate PPM17 chromosome 9, ASM2315922v1, whole genome shotgun sequence. Encoded proteins:
- the LOC125357633 gene encoding protein BRAWNIN-like, whose translation is MPAGMSWPSYLKMAAASLLAMCASAQVVHSYYWPDLTSRESPPKHGELKTELLGLKERQHKPQVAEQ